The genomic window TGGCAGGCAGTAATCCGGTGGAGCTGATTGTTGCTCTCTACGATGGCATGGCCCGTTTTTTGAACCGGGCCATCGCCGCGACAGAGGCCGGAGATGTTCAGGCCCGACGGGTCGCCGTCAAACGGGTGCTGGACATTCTCATGCATCTGCAATCGCGGCTGCGCATGGAAGTGGGCGGCCCGGCCAGGACGCTGGCGGAGTTCTATGCGGCCGTCTTTGCCTTATGTCTGGAGGGCTCGCGATTGTCCTCATCCGACCGCTTCCGCGAAGCGGTACGCTGTGTCCTGAATGTACGCGAGGCCTGGCAGCAGGTGGCCCGGGACCCGGAGGTATGTGCGATGTATGCTCCGCCCTCAGGGCCTGGGTCGGAAGCTACGTCGGTCTCCGGCTGGACGATTTAACCGGTGACGGCCAGCTCTTCTTCAAGCAACTGCTTCTGGAAGAGGCTGGCGTAGTGGCCGTTGCGGGCCAGAAGCTCCTCGTGGGTGCCCAGCTCGACAATGCGGCCGTGGACGAGCACGGCAATCTGGCTGGCATGGCGTACGGTGGAGATGCGGTGGGAGATGAGGACGGTG from Pseudacidobacterium ailaaui includes these protein-coding regions:
- the fliS gene encoding flagellar export chaperone FliS, encoding MQNRHYHQQSLAGSNPVELIVALYDGMARFLNRAIAATEAGDVQARRVAVKRVLDILMHLQSRLRMEVGGPARTLAEFYAAVFALCLEGSRLSSSDRFREAVRCVLNVREAWQQVARDPEVCAMYAPPSGPGSEATSVSGWTI